One window of the Cryptomeria japonica chromosome 7, Sugi_1.0, whole genome shotgun sequence genome contains the following:
- the LOC131030039 gene encoding pathogenesis-related thaumatin-like protein 3.5, with product MDNPSRLCLLLCISLTMASLCVAASSTKIATVENKCSFTVWPGIASYDKKLFPEPAEFKPVLNSGELYSIPFAAEWAGIIWGRTGCSFNSSELGSCLSGDCAGYLRCEKVNWTQSGVNYDLPISTPITEVELGSDTSAVNLERGYNLPISIKSCGSQGCSAHVADVCPTNLQRKVNNEVVACKGECSFYTKQCSSDFDPAFRKGCANVIPFQDYLRCSLDTNFTITFCPPQLP from the exons ATGGATAACCCATCGAGATTGTGTCTCCTTCTCTGCATCTCCCTGACCATGGCATCTCTCTGCGTTGCAG CTTCATCCACAAAGATCGCAACGGTGGAGAACAAATGCTCGTTCACCGTATGGCCGGGGATAGCTTCATATGACAAAAAATTATTTCCGGAACCTGCGGAATTTAAGCCGGTGTTAAATTCGGGCGAGTTATATTCCATCCCCTTCGCTGCGGAATGGGCGGGAATCATATGGGGAAGGACCGGATGTTCCTTCAATTCATCAGAGCTAGGATCTTGTCTTTCCGGTGACTGCGCAGGATATCTACGGTGTGAAAAAGTTAACTGGACGCAAAGTGGAGTTAATTATGACCTCCCAATTTCAACGCCAATTACAGAGGTGGAGTTAGGGTCCGACACGTCCGCAGTGAATTTGGAGCGTGGTTATAACCTCCCAATTTCAATTAAGAGCTGTGGATCGCAGGGATGCAGTGCACATGTTGCTGACGTTTGCCCTACAAATTTACAGAGGAAGGTCAATAATGAGGTGGTCGCGTGTAAAGGTGAGTGCAGTTTCTATACTAAGCAATGCTCGTCGGATTTTGATCCCGCTTTCAGGAAAGGCTGCGCAAATGTTATTCCTTTCCAAGATTATCTTAGGTGCTCGCTTGACACTAATTTCACCATTACTTTCTGTCCCCCACAGTTGCCCTAA